Proteins from a single region of Haloterrigena alkaliphila:
- a CDS encoding ABC transporter permease subunit, with product MSRLATLALFVREDVRDTRRDRQLYLLIGIYAVVGVLLIYSEGRSVGFRSRGPELAPALFVIYTMLTPLLALAFFASSVVEKRTNGALKIVLGLPIDRASVVVGTFVARSLVICGAILVSMIAAVPVGLLVGVGVDPVQFAGVAAVLALLAVTFTALAVGLSAVVSTSTRATVAAFGVFVLFFFQLWDQLPRIALYVRHGFSAPRTTPEWVSIVDALNPMTAYSFLVEGLFPHIRSGTFVSPPRETAFYQEPTFALAVLVGWIVLSVGVGYWRFRATDL from the coding sequence GTGAGCCGACTCGCCACCCTCGCGCTGTTCGTCCGCGAGGACGTCCGCGACACCCGTCGCGATCGTCAGCTGTACCTGTTGATCGGCATCTACGCCGTCGTCGGCGTGTTGCTGATCTACTCCGAGGGACGGTCGGTTGGCTTCCGGAGTCGCGGTCCCGAACTGGCGCCGGCGCTGTTCGTGATCTACACGATGCTGACGCCGCTGCTCGCGCTGGCCTTCTTCGCCTCGTCGGTCGTCGAAAAGCGAACGAACGGCGCCCTCAAGATCGTCCTCGGGTTGCCGATCGATCGCGCCTCGGTGGTCGTCGGGACGTTCGTCGCGCGCAGCCTCGTCATCTGCGGAGCCATCCTCGTCTCGATGATCGCCGCCGTTCCGGTTGGACTGCTCGTCGGCGTGGGCGTCGACCCCGTTCAGTTCGCCGGCGTCGCCGCGGTGCTCGCGCTGCTGGCCGTCACGTTCACCGCCCTCGCCGTCGGGCTCTCCGCGGTCGTGAGCACGTCGACGCGGGCGACCGTCGCCGCGTTCGGCGTCTTCGTGCTCTTCTTCTTCCAGCTGTGGGACCAGCTTCCCCGGATCGCGCTCTACGTTCGCCACGGCTTTTCCGCCCCCAGAACGACGCCGGAGTGGGTCTCCATCGTCGACGCGTTGAACCCGATGACGGCGTACTCCTTCCTCGTCGAGGGGTTGTTTCCCCACATCCGGAGCGGGACCTTCGTCAGCCCGCCACGGGAGACGGCGTTCTATCAGGAACCGACGTTCGCGCTCGCGGTGCTCGTCGGGTGGATCGTCCTCTCCGTCGGCGTCGGCTACTGGCGGTTCCGGGCGACGGATCTCTGA
- a CDS encoding ABC transporter ATP-binding protein, which yields MSAIELRGVTKRYERFGLFGSRSVTALRDVDLTVRSGEIFGFLGPNGAGKSTTIDLLLDYAAPTAGSVRVLGHDVATDGAAVRDRIGVLPDGYGPIGERTGREHVEFAIDAKGADDDPDDLIERVGMTGPAEYPVTEYSKGMTQRLVLAVALAGDPDLLILDEPSTGLDPNGARTMRRIVREENERGATVFFSSHIMEQVEAVCDRVAILDGGELVAVDAIDALRESAGGSAAVTVDLSSVPADVVDYVRSIEGVVGIETNGTSVTIACDDAAKAPVVAAFHDSPATVTDVTTSETSLEDLFERYTRGVAQ from the coding sequence ATGTCAGCGATCGAACTCCGCGGCGTGACCAAACGCTACGAGCGGTTCGGCCTCTTCGGAAGCCGATCGGTCACCGCCCTCCGCGACGTGGATCTCACCGTTCGCTCCGGGGAGATATTCGGCTTCCTCGGTCCGAACGGCGCCGGGAAGTCGACCACAATCGACCTCCTGCTCGACTACGCCGCCCCGACCGCCGGGTCGGTTCGCGTCCTCGGCCACGACGTCGCGACCGACGGGGCTGCCGTCCGCGACCGAATCGGCGTCCTCCCCGACGGCTACGGTCCGATCGGCGAACGCACGGGCCGCGAACACGTCGAGTTCGCCATCGACGCCAAGGGCGCCGACGACGACCCCGACGACCTCATCGAGCGCGTCGGGATGACCGGCCCGGCCGAGTACCCCGTCACGGAGTACTCGAAGGGGATGACCCAGCGGCTCGTGCTCGCCGTGGCGCTCGCGGGCGACCCGGATCTGCTGATACTCGACGAACCCTCGACCGGTCTCGACCCCAACGGCGCCCGGACCATGCGTCGGATCGTCCGCGAGGAGAACGAGCGCGGCGCGACCGTCTTCTTCTCGAGTCACATCATGGAGCAAGTCGAGGCGGTCTGCGACCGCGTCGCCATCCTCGACGGCGGCGAACTCGTCGCCGTGGACGCCATCGACGCGCTGCGCGAGTCCGCCGGCGGTTCGGCGGCCGTGACGGTCGACCTCTCGTCGGTTCCCGCCGACGTCGTCGACTACGTCCGGTCGATCGAGGGCGTGGTCGGCATCGAGACCAACGGCACGTCGGTGACGATCGCCTGCGACGACGCCGCGAAGGCCCCCGTCGTCGCGGCGTTCCACGACTCGCCGGCGACCGTGACGGACGTCACCACGAGCGAGACGTCGCTCGAGGATCTGTTCGAGCGCTACACCCGGGGTGTCGCCCAGTGA
- a CDS encoding MFS transporter — translation MQAVLANGRGKILFAVATGWCFSIGVRLAYPVLLPYLREAYGLDLTTAGFLLTALWLAYALGQLPGGILADRLGEGNILVLSTLISAGTLSLVALADSAAIVYLATAAFGFGTALYGVARFTILSDVFPNNDGTAIGVTMGAGEVGNAVLPLAAGAIAGAFTWQYGFGLAVPVFLLVAVLLRLVVPGRTSGTTSAVDDLSLETARYVLAQVRRREIVVVTAIQILTYCVWQAFTGFYPTYLIEIKGFSEGVATALFSTFFALGIVVQPATGRLYDRLGIRRSLPVILLVVAAALVVLPFLEGFWPIVAGTVLLSSILGYGTITLPYMTAAFPADMQGTGVGFLRSTYMTIGAASPVLFGAFAERGYFDEGYFVLAGFAIVATVLIRWLPELEDR, via the coding sequence ATGCAGGCGGTACTCGCGAACGGCCGCGGGAAGATCCTGTTCGCCGTCGCGACTGGCTGGTGTTTCTCGATCGGCGTCCGGCTCGCCTATCCGGTGTTGCTCCCCTACCTGCGCGAGGCCTACGGGCTCGACCTGACGACGGCCGGGTTCCTGTTGACGGCGCTGTGGCTCGCGTACGCGCTCGGACAGCTTCCGGGCGGGATCCTCGCCGACCGACTCGGCGAGGGGAACATCCTCGTCCTGAGCACGCTCATCTCGGCGGGGACGTTGAGCCTCGTCGCCCTCGCCGACTCGGCAGCCATCGTCTACCTCGCGACGGCGGCCTTCGGCTTCGGGACGGCGCTGTACGGCGTCGCTCGCTTCACGATCCTCTCGGACGTCTTCCCGAACAACGACGGCACCGCGATCGGCGTCACGATGGGCGCCGGCGAGGTCGGCAACGCCGTCCTCCCCCTGGCTGCCGGCGCCATCGCCGGCGCGTTCACCTGGCAGTACGGGTTCGGGCTGGCCGTTCCCGTCTTCCTGCTCGTCGCGGTCCTGCTCCGGCTCGTCGTCCCCGGGCGAACGTCGGGGACGACCAGCGCCGTCGACGACCTCTCGCTCGAGACGGCCCGGTACGTCCTCGCGCAGGTACGGCGCCGAGAAATCGTCGTCGTGACGGCGATCCAGATCCTTACCTACTGCGTCTGGCAGGCGTTTACGGGCTTTTACCCGACGTACCTGATCGAGATCAAGGGGTTCTCAGAGGGAGTGGCGACGGCGCTGTTCAGCACGTTCTTCGCGCTCGGGATCGTCGTCCAGCCGGCGACCGGACGCCTCTACGACCGACTCGGGATTCGGCGGTCGCTGCCGGTCATCCTGCTCGTCGTCGCCGCCGCGCTGGTCGTACTGCCGTTCCTCGAGGGGTTCTGGCCGATCGTCGCCGGCACCGTCCTCCTCTCGAGCATCCTCGGCTACGGGACGATCACCCTGCCGTACATGACGGCGGCGTTTCCCGCGGACATGCAGGGGACGGGGGTTGGATTCCTGCGGAGCACCTACATGACCATCGGCGCCGCGAGTCCGGTCCTATTCGGTGCGTTCGCCGAACGGGGCTACTTCGACGAGGGGTATTTCGTTCTGGCCGGCTTCGCGATCGTCGCGACGGTGCTGATTCGATGGCTGCCCGAACTCGAGGATCGGTGA
- the ppk1 gene encoding polyphosphate kinase 1: MTGNDTSEFDRAERGDRPVEPAERPTERGDGTNRDDAPAVRAMSDGGSSADDEADEEGVDEKTQLAFSASASGETVDPGADVPESVDLSDPNYYLNRERSELAFQRRVLREALDEKNPLLERVKFLAIFTTNVDEFIRKRVGGLKQQIAAGIIEETPDGLTPREQWRAVLEEARSLLERQSRCYREQIRPALDEAGIHIVDYDELSATERREVRDYFENSVLPTLTPLTFDPAHPFPFISNQSLSLAVLTREHPGDDLTFSRVKIPRNQVRFVRIGEDDRYVLLEDVVRANLDLLFPDVEVVETTLFRVTRNAEVGRDEEVAEDLIEMIEEVIEERRFATVVRLEIEPDAPDGILEILTRELELDEREVFRLDGPLDYRDFFELADLDREALRLPGWTPQPHPRLGTREDGRPIFDVIRDRDVLVHHPYHSFEDTVQRFLEEAAADPDVLAIKAAIYRTASDSKVIETLIDAARNGKQVAVMVELKARFDEKNNLEWAKKLEEEGIHVAYGTIGYKTHTKTSLVVREEDDGVQLYSHVGTGNYHSETAKQYEDLGLLTADRDIGQDLVRVFNYFTGHSMYRDYRKLLVAPGNMRERFVDLVREEARRDRNGEDARIIAKMNRLEDPELVRELYRASMAGVDIDLIVRDICRLRPGLEDVSETISVHSVVGRFLEHSRIFYFRAGGEERYYIGSADWMTRNLDNRVEAIAPIEDPRLRSRLDEILETLLADTRNRWVMRPDGSYEPCRERVDEATTDVHATFTAAAREHTTRR, encoded by the coding sequence ATGACTGGGAACGACACGTCCGAATTCGACCGCGCGGAACGGGGGGATCGACCGGTCGAACCGGCGGAGCGACCGACTGAACGGGGTGACGGAACGAACCGCGACGACGCTCCGGCCGTTCGAGCGATGAGCGACGGCGGATCGTCGGCCGACGACGAGGCGGACGAAGAAGGGGTCGACGAGAAGACGCAACTGGCGTTCAGCGCGAGCGCCAGCGGGGAGACTGTCGACCCCGGAGCCGACGTGCCCGAGTCCGTCGACCTCTCCGATCCGAACTACTATCTCAACCGGGAACGCAGCGAACTCGCCTTCCAGCGCCGAGTCCTCCGCGAGGCGCTCGACGAGAAGAATCCCTTGCTCGAGCGCGTGAAGTTCCTCGCGATCTTCACGACGAACGTCGACGAGTTCATCCGCAAGCGCGTCGGCGGCCTGAAACAGCAGATCGCCGCGGGGATCATCGAGGAGACGCCCGACGGGCTCACGCCCCGCGAGCAGTGGCGGGCGGTCCTCGAGGAGGCCCGCTCGCTGCTCGAGCGCCAGAGCCGCTGTTACCGCGAACAGATCCGGCCCGCCCTCGACGAGGCCGGCATCCACATCGTCGACTACGACGAGCTCTCGGCAACCGAGCGACGGGAGGTTCGCGACTACTTCGAGAATTCGGTCCTGCCGACCCTGACCCCGCTGACATTCGATCCGGCCCATCCGTTCCCGTTCATCTCGAACCAGAGCCTCTCGTTGGCCGTCCTGACCCGCGAGCACCCCGGCGACGATCTGACCTTCTCCCGCGTGAAGATCCCGCGCAATCAGGTTCGGTTCGTTCGGATCGGCGAGGACGACCGCTACGTGCTCCTCGAGGACGTCGTCCGGGCGAACCTCGACCTGCTGTTTCCGGACGTGGAGGTCGTCGAAACGACCCTGTTCCGGGTGACGCGCAACGCCGAGGTCGGCCGGGACGAGGAGGTCGCCGAGGACCTCATCGAGATGATCGAGGAGGTCATCGAGGAGCGCCGGTTCGCCACCGTCGTGCGCCTCGAGATCGAACCCGACGCGCCCGATGGCATCCTCGAGATTCTCACGCGGGAACTCGAACTCGACGAGCGGGAGGTCTTCCGCCTCGACGGGCCGCTGGACTACCGCGACTTCTTCGAACTGGCCGACCTCGATCGCGAGGCGTTGCGGCTCCCCGGCTGGACGCCCCAGCCTCATCCGCGGCTCGGCACCCGCGAGGACGGCCGTCCGATCTTCGACGTGATTCGCGACCGCGACGTCCTCGTCCACCACCCCTACCACTCCTTCGAGGACACCGTCCAGCGCTTCCTCGAGGAGGCGGCCGCGGACCCGGACGTGCTGGCGATCAAGGCCGCGATCTATCGCACCGCGAGCGATTCGAAGGTCATCGAGACGCTCATCGACGCCGCCCGCAACGGCAAACAGGTCGCGGTCATGGTCGAACTCAAAGCCCGCTTTGACGAGAAGAACAACCTCGAGTGGGCCAAGAAACTCGAGGAGGAGGGCATCCACGTCGCCTACGGGACGATCGGCTACAAGACCCACACGAAGACGTCGCTGGTCGTCCGCGAGGAAGACGACGGCGTACAGCTCTACTCCCACGTCGGCACCGGTAACTACCACTCCGAGACCGCGAAACAGTACGAGGACCTCGGCCTGCTGACCGCCGACCGCGACATCGGCCAGGACCTCGTGCGGGTGTTCAACTACTTCACCGGCCACTCGATGTACCGCGACTACCGGAAACTCCTCGTCGCGCCCGGCAACATGCGCGAGCGGTTCGTCGACCTCGTCCGCGAGGAAGCCCGGCGCGACCGGAACGGCGAGGATGCCCGTATCATCGCCAAGATGAATCGCCTGGAGGATCCGGAACTCGTCCGGGAACTCTACCGGGCGTCGATGGCCGGCGTCGACATCGACCTGATCGTTCGCGACATCTGCCGGCTCCGGCCCGGTCTCGAGGACGTCAGCGAGACCATCTCCGTCCACAGCGTCGTCGGCCGCTTCCTCGAACACTCGCGGATCTTCTACTTCCGGGCGGGCGGCGAGGAACGCTACTACATCGGGTCGGCCGACTGGATGACCCGCAATCTCGACAACCGCGTCGAGGCCATCGCACCGATCGAGGACCCGCGGCTCCGCTCGCGTCTCGACGAGATCCTCGAGACGCTGCTGGCGGACACCCGGAACCGGTGGGTGATGCGACCGGACGGCTCGTACGAGCCCTGTCGGGAGCGGGTCGACGAGGCGACGACCGACGTGCACGCGACCTTCACGGCGGCGGCCCGGGAGCACACCACGCGCCGCTGA
- a CDS encoding metallophosphoesterase family protein, with amino-acid sequence MIVPSAADAEVSIDQRRIDIDAYDDVYVVGDVHGCLEGLERLLSTLEFGADDLAVFVGDLVRKGPESKAVLERVRESPNLQSVRGNNEQKLVDGEADLPGLESADYRFIESLPTAISWDDHLVVHGGVDPARPLSAHSGDEVLTMRSPDGDGYDGPFWFDEYAGPPRVFFGHTVLEEPLEREWAVGLDTGCVYGGHLTAYDVRRERFVSVSTPEHEPRPDEKFATASEHTHE; translated from the coding sequence GTGATCGTTCCATCCGCGGCCGACGCCGAAGTATCGATCGACCAGCGCCGAATCGACATCGACGCCTACGACGACGTCTACGTCGTCGGCGACGTCCACGGCTGTCTCGAGGGACTCGAACGGCTGCTCTCGACGCTCGAGTTCGGCGCGGACGACCTCGCGGTGTTCGTCGGCGACCTGGTGCGGAAGGGACCGGAGAGCAAGGCGGTCCTCGAGCGGGTCCGGGAGTCGCCGAACCTGCAGTCGGTCCGCGGGAACAACGAGCAGAAACTCGTCGACGGCGAGGCCGACCTGCCGGGCCTCGAGTCCGCCGACTACCGGTTCATCGAGTCGCTGCCGACCGCCATCTCGTGGGACGACCACCTCGTCGTCCACGGCGGCGTCGATCCGGCGCGGCCGCTGTCCGCCCACTCGGGCGATGAGGTGCTGACGATGCGGAGTCCGGACGGCGACGGCTACGACGGACCGTTCTGGTTCGACGAGTACGCGGGCCCGCCGCGGGTCTTCTTCGGCCACACGGTCCTCGAGGAACCACTCGAGCGCGAGTGGGCGGTCGGTCTCGATACGGGTTGCGTCTACGGCGGCCACCTCACGGCCTACGACGTCCGACGAGAGCGGTTCGTGAGCGTCTCGACGCCCGAACACGAACCGCGTCCGGACGAGAAGTTCGCGACTGCGTCCGAGCACACACACGAGTGA
- a CDS encoding TspO/MBR family protein: MATRTSTRRRPDRYSLLRAIGFVVLVNVVGAVPGVLSSPNSPWLRSLEKPPFYPPSIAFPIVWTALFTLMGIALWLVWRSDSAGRRLALGLFAVQMAFNVVWTPAFFALEAPLFALGIILVLWALVVGTIVAFDRVDRRAAALLVPYLAWVTFATALNFELWRLNA; the protein is encoded by the coding sequence ATGGCTACCCGGACGAGTACCCGTCGCCGTCCCGACCGTTACTCGCTCCTTCGTGCGATCGGCTTCGTCGTGCTGGTAAACGTCGTCGGCGCCGTTCCCGGCGTCCTCTCTTCTCCTAATAGCCCCTGGCTTCGGAGCCTCGAGAAGCCGCCGTTCTATCCCCCGAGCATCGCGTTTCCGATCGTCTGGACGGCGCTGTTTACGCTCATGGGGATCGCCCTGTGGCTGGTCTGGCGCAGCGATAGCGCCGGTCGACGGCTCGCGCTCGGCCTGTTCGCCGTCCAGATGGCGTTCAACGTCGTCTGGACCCCCGCGTTCTTCGCGCTCGAGGCGCCGCTGTTCGCACTCGGGATCATCCTCGTCCTCTGGGCGCTGGTCGTCGGGACTATCGTCGCCTTCGACCGGGTCGACCGTCGCGCCGCGGCGCTGCTCGTGCCGTATCTCGCGTGGGTGACGTTCGCGACCGCCCTCAACTTCGAACTCTGGCGGCTGAACGCCTAA
- a CDS encoding DEAD/DEAH box helicase, whose product MAAQDEEPPSIEHPLLEPDFLERRLYQLKLAGTAANDHTLVCLPTGLGKTTVSLLVTARRLEEVGGKSLMLAPTKPLVQQHADFYREALQIPDEEIVVFTGDVSPDDRAAMWEEATVVMATPQVIENDLVGSRISLADVTHITFDECHRATGDYAYNYIAERYHADARDPLVTGMSASPGGDEEAILEVCENLGLQEVEVMTEEDADVDEFTHDTDVEWERIDLPEAVLEIRDALNEVIKDRLEKLKELGVASSTQPDQSQKDLNRMRAELQKLINNDQSEGFEGMSIHAEVMKLRQAVTLVETQSVEAVCRYFERQRNQARSSGASKASQRLVSDPRVREAMRKAESFDQLHPKYRKTRMLLAETLGLEGGERVIVFTESRDTAEALTEFLNDSFDAKRFVGQGDREGSDGMTQKEQQEVLDAFRAGEFEVLVSTSVAEEGLDVPEVDLVLFYEPVPTAIRSIQRKGRTGRQSEGRVVVLMAEDTRDEAYFWISRRREKEMESELRDLKGVADDLEEELDDSQQALTDFDGSEERRSSDGASGGAASRGAAEGEVKVNGQGENPDAVSDSSTGTEGVSTRPGLQEFATENSDSSETDGDETTADTGGAADVTETEADPVETHEPHAEGDRIEIVADQREMDANIARDLSRREEIEVRLETLDVGDYVCSDRVVVERKSVADFVDSLVGGDRSVFEQVGAMARHYSRPIVIVEGDGLYEQRDVHPNAIRGALSSLAVDFGASVLRTEGEDETTELLAVIAGREQETADREVSVHGEKQSKTLAEQQEYVVSSIADIGPVTARSLLEEFGTVEEMMIATEEELREADGVGTVTAERIREVIGSDYTG is encoded by the coding sequence ATGGCAGCACAGGACGAGGAACCGCCCTCGATCGAGCATCCACTCCTCGAGCCGGACTTCCTCGAGCGCCGACTCTACCAGTTGAAACTCGCGGGGACGGCCGCGAACGACCACACGCTCGTCTGTCTCCCCACGGGACTGGGGAAGACGACGGTGAGCCTGCTCGTCACCGCGCGCAGACTCGAGGAGGTCGGCGGGAAGTCGCTGATGCTCGCCCCGACCAAGCCCCTCGTCCAGCAACACGCCGATTTCTACCGCGAGGCCCTACAGATTCCCGACGAGGAGATCGTGGTGTTTACGGGCGACGTGAGTCCGGACGACCGCGCCGCGATGTGGGAGGAGGCGACGGTCGTGATGGCGACCCCGCAGGTGATCGAGAACGACCTCGTCGGGAGCCGCATCTCGCTCGCCGACGTGACCCACATCACCTTCGACGAGTGCCACCGCGCGACCGGCGACTACGCCTACAACTACATCGCCGAGCGCTACCACGCCGACGCGCGCGACCCGCTCGTGACCGGAATGTCGGCCTCCCCCGGCGGCGACGAGGAGGCCATCCTCGAGGTCTGCGAGAACCTCGGCCTGCAGGAGGTCGAGGTGATGACCGAGGAGGACGCCGACGTCGACGAGTTCACCCACGACACCGACGTCGAGTGGGAGCGCATCGACCTCCCCGAGGCGGTCCTCGAGATCCGCGACGCGCTCAACGAGGTGATCAAAGACCGCCTCGAGAAACTCAAAGAGCTGGGCGTCGCGTCCTCGACCCAGCCCGACCAGTCCCAGAAGGACCTCAACCGGATGCGCGCCGAACTCCAGAAACTGATCAACAACGACCAGTCGGAGGGGTTCGAGGGGATGTCGATCCACGCGGAGGTGATGAAGCTCCGGCAGGCCGTGACGCTCGTCGAGACCCAGAGCGTCGAGGCCGTCTGTCGGTACTTCGAGCGCCAGCGCAACCAGGCCCGCTCCTCGGGCGCGTCGAAGGCGAGCCAGCGGCTGGTCTCCGACCCGCGCGTCCGGGAGGCCATGCGCAAGGCCGAGAGCTTCGACCAGCTACACCCCAAGTACCGCAAGACCAGAATGCTGCTCGCCGAGACGCTCGGGCTCGAGGGCGGCGAGCGGGTCATCGTCTTCACCGAGTCCCGAGACACCGCGGAGGCGCTGACGGAGTTCCTGAACGACAGTTTCGACGCCAAGCGGTTCGTCGGGCAGGGCGACCGCGAGGGGTCGGACGGCATGACTCAGAAGGAACAGCAGGAGGTGCTGGACGCCTTCCGTGCCGGCGAGTTCGAGGTGCTGGTCTCGACCTCCGTCGCCGAGGAGGGACTGGACGTCCCGGAGGTCGACCTCGTGCTCTTCTACGAACCCGTTCCCACCGCGATCCGGTCGATCCAGCGCAAGGGCCGGACGGGTCGCCAATCCGAGGGTCGGGTCGTCGTCCTGATGGCCGAGGACACCCGCGACGAGGCCTACTTCTGGATCTCCCGTCGCCGCGAGAAGGAGATGGAGTCGGAACTGCGCGACCTGAAGGGGGTCGCCGACGACCTCGAGGAGGAACTGGACGACTCCCAGCAGGCGCTGACGGACTTCGACGGGAGCGAGGAGCGACGCTCCTCGGACGGGGCGAGCGGCGGAGCCGCGAGCCGAGGCGCGGCGGAGGGCGAAGTGAAAGTGAATGGACAAGGCGAAAACCCCGACGCTGTCAGCGATTCTTCCACCGGAACTGAAGGGGTTTCGACACGGCCCGGACTACAGGAGTTCGCGACCGAGAACTCGGACTCGAGTGAGACTGACGGCGACGAGACGACGGCCGATACCGGGGGCGCTGCCGACGTTACCGAGACCGAAGCCGACCCGGTCGAGACCCACGAACCCCACGCCGAGGGCGACCGGATCGAGATCGTCGCCGACCAGCGGGAGATGGACGCCAACATCGCGCGGGACCTCTCGCGACGCGAGGAGATCGAGGTGCGCCTCGAGACGCTGGACGTGGGCGACTACGTCTGCTCGGATCGGGTGGTCGTCGAGCGCAAGTCCGTCGCGGACTTCGTCGACTCGCTCGTGGGGGGCGACCGATCGGTCTTCGAGCAGGTCGGCGCGATGGCCCGCCACTACTCGCGACCGATCGTGATCGTCGAGGGCGACGGCCTCTACGAACAGCGGGACGTCCACCCGAACGCGATCCGCGGCGCGCTCTCGAGTCTGGCCGTCGACTTCGGCGCGAGCGTCCTGCGGACCGAGGGCGAGGACGAGACGACCGAACTGCTCGCGGTGATCGCGGGCCGCGAGCAGGAGACCGCCGACCGGGAAGTCTCCGTCCACGGCGAGAAGCAGTCCAAGACGCTGGCCGAACAGCAGGAGTACGTCGTCTCCTCGATCGCCGATATCGGTCCCGTGACGGCGCGATCGCTGCTCGAGGAGTTCGGCACCGTCGAGGAGATGATGATCGCGACCGAGGAGGAGTTACGGGAGGCCGACGGCGTCGGGACGGTGACCGCCGAGCGGATTCGGGAGGTCATCGGCAGCGACTACACGGGGTAG
- a CDS encoding Sjogren's syndrome/scleroderma autoantigen 1 family protein, whose product MSDFDKEAEREKLREKYERDQEERQATQRMSDLLLKGATMTNAHCGTCGDPLFQQDGTTFCPSCHGNPDAVEGTDLEARPADDASPEGAADSHADREAASGSAAESPATDTGDAEAAGTNRQRSQGTDARPAGDARSSSEDASAAAPSREARTQSGPSESAPRTDAGAPDDAASSTARERPSSDRRASAGRSSDGDLETAHASLVAALETFAAKAAATDDPRYATECLEAAREAAETLETLR is encoded by the coding sequence ATGAGCGACTTCGACAAGGAAGCCGAGCGCGAGAAACTCCGGGAGAAGTACGAGCGCGACCAGGAGGAGCGCCAGGCCACCCAGCGCATGAGCGACCTGCTGCTCAAGGGGGCCACGATGACCAACGCCCATTGCGGGACCTGCGGCGACCCGCTCTTCCAGCAGGACGGCACCACCTTCTGCCCGAGCTGTCACGGCAACCCCGACGCCGTCGAGGGAACGGACCTCGAGGCCCGACCGGCCGACGACGCGTCCCCCGAGGGGGCCGCCGACTCTCACGCCGACCGCGAGGCCGCCAGCGGGTCCGCCGCCGAATCCCCAGCGACCGATACCGGCGACGCCGAAGCCGCCGGTACGAACCGACAGCGCAGTCAGGGGACCGACGCCCGCCCCGCGGGGGACGCCCGTTCCTCGAGCGAGGACGCGTCGGCCGCCGCGCCGTCGCGCGAGGCGCGGACGCAGTCGGGCCCGTCGGAGTCGGCGCCCCGAACCGACGCGGGCGCTCCCGACGACGCGGCGTCGTCGACGGCCCGCGAACGGCCCTCGAGCGACCGTCGCGCGTCGGCCGGACGCTCTTCGGACGGCGACCTCGAGACCGCCCACGCCTCGCTCGTCGCCGCGCTCGAGACGTTCGCGGCGAAGGCCGCCGCGACGGACGACCCCCGGTACGCGACGGAGTGTCTCGAGGCCGCCCGCGAGGCCGCCGAGACGCTCGAGACGCTGCGGTGA
- a CDS encoding LOG family protein: protein MRVSVIGGGVITDEQANRAEALGRELGARGHTVVCGGRGGTMEAVCRGAKAAGAATIGILPGEHPEAANEYVDHPIATGLGHARNALVPLNGDAVVALTGGVGTLTEIGFAGIYDRPVVGLETHDVSDVDLEITTVDAPEAAVDAVEAATDGRSER from the coding sequence ATGCGCGTCAGTGTCATCGGCGGCGGCGTCATCACCGACGAACAGGCGAACCGCGCCGAAGCCCTCGGACGGGAACTCGGAGCCCGCGGTCACACGGTCGTCTGTGGCGGCCGCGGCGGGACGATGGAGGCGGTCTGTCGCGGCGCGAAGGCGGCGGGCGCCGCGACGATCGGGATCCTTCCCGGCGAGCACCCCGAGGCGGCGAACGAGTACGTCGACCACCCGATCGCGACCGGTCTCGGCCACGCTCGCAACGCGCTCGTTCCGCTGAACGGAGACGCGGTCGTCGCGCTCACCGGCGGGGTCGGTACCCTCACGGAGATCGGGTTCGCCGGCATCTACGACCGCCCCGTCGTCGGCCTCGAGACCCACGACGTCTCCGACGTCGATCTCGAGATCACGACGGTCGACGCGCCGGAAGCGGCCGTGGACGCCGTCGAGGCGGCGACCGACGGTCGATCCGAACGGTAA